One Candidatus Margulisiibacteriota bacterium genomic window carries:
- the clpP gene encoding ATP-dependent Clp endopeptidase proteolytic subunit ClpP has translation MPYVPTVIEQSSKGERAFDLYSRLLKERIIFVSDEINDLTAGLIVGQLIFLAAEDKEKDISMYINSPGGVVTAGLAIYDTMQYIDPKVSTICIGQAASMGALLLASGATGKRYALPNARIMIHQPIGGAQGQATDIQIQANEVMRLKKAINDILVKHTGQTMEQIEKDTDRDFFMSPEEAKKYGLVDEVISPTKLK, from the coding sequence ATGCCGTATGTGCCAACAGTTATCGAACAGTCTTCCAAAGGAGAGCGCGCGTTTGATTTATACTCGCGCCTGCTCAAAGAAAGGATTATTTTTGTCAGCGACGAGATCAACGACTTAACCGCCGGCTTGATCGTCGGCCAGTTAATTTTCCTGGCGGCGGAAGATAAAGAAAAAGACATTTCCATGTACATCAATTCGCCGGGCGGCGTGGTGACAGCCGGTTTGGCGATTTACGACACGATGCAGTACATTGATCCTAAGGTTTCGACGATCTGCATCGGGCAGGCGGCCAGCATGGGCGCTTTGCTGCTGGCCTCCGGCGCGACCGGTAAACGTTACGCTCTGCCCAACGCGCGCATCATGATCCACCAGCCGATTGGCGGCGCGCAGGGCCAGGCCACGGATATTCAGATTCAGGCCAATGAAGTGATGCGTTTGAAAAAAGCGATCAATGACATTTTGGTCAAGCATACCGGCCAGACTATGGAGCAGATCGAAAAAGACACTGACCGCGATTTTTTTATGTCGCCGGAAGAAGCCAAAAAATACGGCCTGGTCGACGAAGTCATTTCGCCGACCAAATTAAAATAA
- the tig gene encoding trigger factor, with product MKVLKNKRSNFTISLEIEADYADVEKATEPAFRELAKDAKIPGFRPGKAPRPIFEKHYGTALLLERASTIVMNDCYRQALDAEKLQPVDYPRDVEVKALSREKGFVFALAVDVKPEVKLEKYKNLKIQRPADKVSAEEIDKELAQIREYHAEYKAVERPAQNDDLIGYAIKAFTLDGQPLTALTKERTGTRIGTNFMSPDFDREVAGLRVQETKKFKIKVNADYFVKEAAGQEVEVEILLLEIKERVLPELTDEFIQKVSAKQSLAEMREEIKANLEKQKKQTADSQAKNNLLEELVKANDFAVPEALVREKIDIMLRNLEADLRNRGLELAKYLQMLNKTKDALRQDYRPAAEKRAKLDLLLEKIAEKEEIKPGAEEIDTELERILNGGRREPLPPEEIEKYKKTLPPAFKENIARYLTEDKTLDFLLNNAKITEQ from the coding sequence ATGAAAGTTTTAAAAAATAAACGCAGTAATTTTACGATCTCCCTGGAGATCGAGGCGGATTATGCCGATGTCGAAAAAGCCACCGAACCGGCTTTTCGGGAATTGGCCAAGGACGCTAAAATCCCGGGTTTTCGGCCGGGTAAAGCGCCGCGCCCGATTTTTGAGAAGCATTACGGTACGGCGCTTTTGCTGGAACGCGCCTCGACTATCGTGATGAATGACTGTTACCGGCAGGCGCTCGATGCGGAAAAACTCCAGCCGGTGGATTATCCGCGCGACGTGGAAGTGAAAGCCTTGAGCAGGGAAAAAGGCTTTGTTTTCGCGCTGGCCGTCGATGTCAAGCCGGAAGTGAAGCTGGAAAAATACAAAAATTTAAAGATACAGCGTCCGGCGGACAAAGTTTCCGCCGAGGAGATCGACAAAGAATTGGCGCAGATCCGCGAGTATCACGCCGAGTACAAAGCTGTCGAACGTCCCGCCCAAAATGACGATCTGATCGGCTATGCCATCAAGGCTTTTACGCTGGACGGCCAGCCCCTGACGGCTTTGACCAAAGAGCGCACCGGCACGCGTATCGGCACGAATTTTATGTCGCCGGATTTTGACCGGGAAGTTGCCGGTCTGCGCGTACAGGAGACCAAAAAATTTAAGATCAAAGTCAATGCGGATTATTTTGTCAAAGAAGCCGCCGGTCAGGAAGTGGAAGTTGAGATTTTACTGCTGGAGATCAAAGAGCGTGTTTTGCCGGAATTGACCGATGAATTTATCCAGAAAGTCAGCGCCAAACAGTCGCTGGCCGAAATGCGCGAGGAGATCAAGGCCAATTTAGAAAAACAAAAAAAACAGACTGCCGACAGTCAGGCTAAAAATAATTTGCTGGAGGAGCTGGTTAAGGCCAATGATTTCGCTGTGCCGGAAGCTCTGGTGCGGGAAAAGATCGATATTATGCTGCGCAATCTGGAGGCCGATCTGCGAAATCGCGGTCTGGAGCTGGCTAAATATTTGCAGATGCTCAACAAAACTAAAGACGCTCTGCGTCAGGATTACCGGCCGGCCGCCGAAAAACGCGCTAAGTTGGATTTGCTGCTGGAAAAGATCGCCGAAAAAGAGGAAATTAAACCAGGCGCCGAGGAGATCGATACGGAGCTGGAGCGAATTTTAAACGGCGGACGCCGCGAGCCGTTGCCGCCTGAGGAAATTGAAAAATACAAAAAAACTCTGCCGCCGGCGTTCAAGGAAAATATCGCGCGTTATTTGACCGAAGACAAAACGCTGGACTTTTTGCTGAATAACGCTAAAATAACTGAACAGTAA